A portion of the Corynebacterium rouxii genome contains these proteins:
- the pheS gene encoding phenylalanine--tRNA ligase subunit alpha translates to MSEQPDYPAVELTEEGLAQAADAAIRAFDVASNLDELNIARRDHLGDEAPIPQARRSLGTLPKDQRKDAGRLVNMARGRVEKHFAQVKEVLEAKHLEEVLKAERVDVTVPTTRHQTGALHPITTLSEKIADIFVAMGYEVADGPEVEAEYFNFDSLNFIPDHPARTLQDTFHVGEPGSSQVLRTHTSPVQMRTMLSREVPVYVVCPGRVFRTDELDATHTPVFHQVEGLAVDKGLTMAHLRGTLDHLAKTLFGPETKTRMRANYFPFTEPSAEVDVWFPNKKGGAGWIEWGGCGMVNPNVLKAAGIDPEVYSGFAFGMGLERTLQFRNGLTDMRDMVEGDVRFTLPFGVQA, encoded by the coding sequence GTGTCTGAACAACCGGACTATCCCGCTGTCGAGCTGACTGAGGAGGGCCTAGCGCAAGCGGCTGATGCCGCGATCCGTGCCTTTGACGTTGCTTCAAACTTAGATGAGTTAAATATCGCTCGTCGAGATCATCTAGGTGATGAGGCACCGATTCCACAAGCGCGACGTAGCCTAGGCACTCTGCCTAAAGATCAGCGTAAAGATGCCGGTCGTCTTGTTAACATGGCTCGGGGCCGTGTAGAGAAACACTTTGCTCAGGTAAAAGAAGTCTTGGAAGCTAAACATCTCGAAGAGGTGCTGAAGGCTGAGCGGGTAGACGTCACTGTTCCTACAACGCGTCATCAGACAGGTGCTCTACACCCAATTACGACCCTTAGTGAAAAGATCGCGGATATCTTTGTAGCAATGGGCTATGAGGTGGCAGACGGGCCTGAAGTAGAAGCAGAGTACTTCAACTTCGATTCGCTAAATTTCATCCCTGATCACCCTGCCCGTACGTTGCAAGATACTTTCCACGTCGGCGAGCCTGGTTCGAGTCAAGTTTTGCGCACTCACACTTCACCGGTACAAATGCGAACCATGTTGTCCCGGGAGGTGCCGGTCTATGTTGTGTGCCCAGGCCGCGTGTTTCGCACGGATGAATTAGATGCGACACATACTCCAGTTTTCCATCAGGTAGAAGGTCTTGCTGTGGATAAGGGCCTAACTATGGCTCATTTGCGTGGCACACTTGATCATTTGGCTAAGACTTTGTTTGGCCCAGAAACAAAAACCCGTATGCGTGCCAATTACTTCCCTTTTACTGAACCATCAGCTGAAGTGGACGTTTGGTTCCCCAATAAAAAGGGCGGTGCTGGTTGGATCGAATGGGGCGGCTGCGGCATGGTGAACCCTAACGTGTTGAAAGCCGCAGGTATTGACCCAGAAGTGTATTCAGGATTCGCTTTTGGAATGGGATTGGAACGTACTTTGCAGTTCCGAAATGGTTTGACTGATATGCGTGACATGGTGGAAGGCGATGTTCGTTTCACTCTTCCATTTGGTGTTCAGGCGTAG
- a CDS encoding TrmH family RNA methyltransferase, which produces MPIDFSSPFTERTPRVVNAAKLLRSAGRKKADHFLAEGENAVEAAVATGAATDLFVTKKAAERFEAIVTAAGHMGVFVHPITDRAAKSLSDTMTSTGIFAVCLPVLWSAREALKGNPSLVCVAVETGEPGNAGTLVRVADAMGADCVIFAGSTVDPQSPKAVRASAGSLFHIPVVREPDMQKVWQILRARNVQMLATTAQGEINLDTAGELLEKPTAWLMGNEAHGLNDEALSAADHSVRIPIRGRAESLNLATAASICMYESSKAQAHKDN; this is translated from the coding sequence ATGCCGATTGATTTTTCCTCCCCTTTTACTGAAAGAACCCCTCGTGTAGTGAACGCCGCTAAACTCTTGCGTTCTGCGGGCCGTAAGAAGGCTGATCATTTTCTTGCTGAAGGGGAAAATGCAGTTGAGGCTGCAGTTGCTACGGGTGCTGCTACAGACCTTTTTGTTACCAAAAAAGCTGCTGAGCGATTTGAAGCAATTGTTACAGCTGCAGGGCATATGGGGGTTTTTGTTCACCCGATTACTGATCGTGCTGCAAAGAGCCTGTCGGACACCATGACCTCTACTGGGATTTTTGCGGTTTGCCTTCCAGTATTGTGGAGTGCTCGAGAAGCGCTAAAAGGTAATCCATCATTGGTGTGCGTGGCGGTCGAAACTGGTGAACCTGGTAATGCAGGTACGTTGGTTCGTGTGGCAGACGCTATGGGGGCAGACTGCGTGATATTCGCGGGATCAACGGTAGATCCGCAATCGCCAAAGGCTGTCAGGGCAAGTGCTGGATCTTTATTCCATATTCCTGTCGTGAGAGAACCGGACATGCAAAAAGTTTGGCAGATTCTTCGGGCTCGAAATGTGCAGATGTTAGCAACGACTGCCCAAGGTGAAATTAACTTGGATACAGCAGGTGAATTGTTAGAAAAGCCCACGGCATGGCTGATGGGAAATGAGGCTCATGGGCTCAATGATGAGGCATTGTCTGCTGCGGATCATTCGGTTCGTATTCCCATTCGTGGTAGGGCAGAGTCTCTCAACCTCGCAACTGCTGCAAGTATTTGTATGTATGAATCTTCAAAAGCACAAGCTCACAAAGATAACTGA